One Mesorhizobium sp. J428 DNA segment encodes these proteins:
- a CDS encoding ester cyclase, translating into MTDLASLYRGYIDCLNRQDWPKLGVFVHDDVRYNGRTVGLTGYRAMLERDFEQIPDLRFEISLLVADTQHVASRLDFACSPKGVFLGLPVNGRAVSFSENVFYRFRDGRIEIVWSVIDKAAIEAQLTQS; encoded by the coding sequence ATGACCGATCTCGCCTCGCTCTACCGCGGCTACATCGATTGCCTCAACCGGCAGGACTGGCCGAAGCTCGGCGTCTTCGTGCATGACGACGTGCGCTACAACGGCCGCACCGTCGGCCTCACGGGCTACCGCGCCATGCTCGAGCGCGACTTCGAGCAGATCCCGGACCTTCGCTTCGAGATCAGCCTGCTTGTCGCCGACACGCAGCACGTCGCGAGCCGGCTCGACTTCGCCTGCTCGCCGAAGGGCGTGTTTCTCGGCCTGCCGGTAAACGGCCGCGCGGTCTCTTTCAGCGAGAACGTCTTCTACCGCTTCCGCGATGGTCGGATCGAGATTGTGTGGTCCGTCATCGACAAGGCGGCGATCGAAGCACAGCTCACTCAGAGTTGA
- a CDS encoding HlyD family secretion protein, translating into MNAVTKIEDGQRVGDDAVKVDLEAPTHPAAPTPSQINLAPPAPAPRPRRGGRVLLMLALPLALAAGGGWYWITGGRIQETENANLRQARVTISSETAGRIVDMRVAENMKVKAGDVLFAVDPEPYRIALAQADAALAQARLQVDQLRAAYGQAQTQAKTAAGDVAYYSDQLARQKELSGKGVTTKAALDSAERDLLKAQDAAATAAESISSALAALGGDPNIVTDKHPAVLAAFAARDKAAYQLAQTTVRAPADGTVSQASSFKLGQFVTAGTSLFTLVETGDTWVEANFKETQLTHMKVGQEAEVMLDTFPDRPLKATIESIGAGTGAEFSLLPAQNATGNWVKVTQRIPVRLKVSSEDADLLLRTGMSATVAVDTGVSRGFGDLIPSAFAGTAKK; encoded by the coding sequence ATGAACGCAGTGACCAAGATTGAAGATGGACAGCGCGTCGGCGACGACGCCGTGAAGGTTGACCTCGAGGCTCCGACGCACCCTGCCGCGCCGACGCCCTCTCAGATCAATCTGGCGCCGCCCGCCCCCGCGCCCAGACCGCGCCGGGGCGGGCGGGTCCTGCTCATGCTGGCCCTGCCGCTGGCGCTGGCCGCCGGCGGCGGCTGGTACTGGATCACCGGCGGGCGCATCCAGGAGACGGAGAATGCGAACCTGCGCCAGGCGCGGGTGACGATCTCCTCCGAGACGGCCGGCCGCATCGTCGACATGCGGGTCGCCGAGAACATGAAGGTGAAGGCCGGCGACGTACTGTTCGCCGTTGATCCGGAGCCCTATCGCATTGCGCTCGCCCAGGCCGACGCAGCGCTGGCGCAGGCCCGCCTGCAGGTCGACCAGCTGCGCGCCGCCTACGGGCAGGCGCAGACGCAGGCCAAGACCGCCGCCGGCGACGTTGCCTACTACAGCGACCAGCTTGCCAGGCAGAAGGAACTGTCGGGCAAGGGCGTCACGACCAAGGCGGCGCTGGATTCGGCGGAGCGCGACCTGCTCAAGGCGCAGGACGCCGCGGCCACCGCAGCGGAATCGATCTCGAGCGCGCTTGCCGCTCTTGGCGGAGATCCGAACATCGTAACCGACAAGCATCCGGCGGTGCTCGCCGCCTTCGCCGCGCGCGACAAGGCGGCCTACCAGCTGGCGCAGACGACGGTGCGCGCGCCGGCAGACGGCACGGTGAGCCAGGCGTCTTCCTTCAAGCTCGGCCAGTTCGTGACGGCCGGCACCTCGCTGTTCACGCTGGTCGAGACCGGCGACACATGGGTCGAGGCGAACTTCAAGGAAACGCAGCTCACGCATATGAAGGTCGGCCAGGAAGCGGAAGTGATGCTGGACACCTTTCCCGACCGGCCGCTGAAGGCGACGATCGAGAGCATCGGCGCGGGCACCGGCGCGGAATTCTCGCTGCTGCCGGCGCAGAACGCGACCGGCAACTGGGTGAAGGTGACGCAGCGCATCCCCGTGCGGCTCAAGGTTTCGTCCGAGGACGCCGACCTGTTGCTGCGCACCGGCATGAGCGCCACGGTGGCCGTCGATACAGGCGTGAGCCGCGGCTTCGGCGACCTGATCCCGAGCGCGTTTGCCGGGACGGCGAAGAAGTAG
- a CDS encoding 2-dehydro-3-deoxy-6-phosphogalactonate aldolase: protein MSATVVWPKLQRNIVAILRGVTPDEIVGIGDALHEAGVEAIEVPLNSPDPFRSIELLSKRLPDALTGAGTVVRIGDVDRLHEAGGRLLVAPNVDPGVLSRAAGFGMVTMPGVFTATEAFLAYHAGASALKFFPASVLGPAGISALKAVLPREAVVGAVGGVSEADFAAYAKAGVTAFGLGSSLYKPGLDRIELAKRARAAVAAYDEIFGRTA from the coding sequence ATGAGCGCCACCGTTGTCTGGCCGAAGCTGCAGCGCAACATCGTCGCCATCCTGCGTGGCGTCACGCCCGACGAGATCGTTGGCATCGGCGACGCGCTCCACGAGGCCGGCGTCGAGGCGATCGAGGTGCCGCTCAACTCGCCGGATCCCTTCCGGTCGATCGAGCTTCTGTCGAAGCGCTTGCCCGATGCGCTCACCGGCGCCGGCACCGTCGTGCGCATCGGCGACGTCGACCGGCTGCACGAGGCCGGCGGCCGGCTGCTCGTCGCGCCCAATGTCGACCCCGGCGTCCTGTCCCGCGCTGCCGGGTTCGGCATGGTCACCATGCCCGGCGTCTTCACCGCGACCGAGGCTTTCCTCGCGTATCATGCGGGTGCTTCGGCGCTGAAGTTCTTCCCGGCCAGCGTGCTCGGTCCCGCCGGCATTTCGGCGCTCAAGGCCGTGCTGCCGCGCGAGGCGGTGGTCGGCGCGGTCGGCGGCGTGTCGGAGGCCGATTTCGCGGCCTATGCCAAGGCCGGCGTCACCGCCTTCGGCCTCGGCTCCAGCCTCTACAAGCCCGGCCTGGACCGGATCGAGCTCGCGAAACGCGCCAGGGCGGCGGTTGCCGCCTATGACGAGATCTTCGGGAGGACGGCATGA
- a CDS encoding SDR family NAD(P)-dependent oxidoreductase codes for MAITAVYPDLRDRPVLITGGGSGIGAALTEGFVRQGSKVAFIDIAEAPSLALCDRLEREAGARPLFVKADLRDIEALRAAIHYAEAAHGPALVLINNAARDDRHDIAAVTSEFWDANQAVNLKPHFFTAQAVAEGMKKAGTGSIINFTSTSFMINLGTLPSYAAAKAGIIGLTKGLAGALGKHGIRVNAIAPGWVITERQQELWVTEEGLAAHVAKQCIHEVMKPEDIVGPCLFLASDSSRMLTAQTMIVDGGFL; via the coding sequence ATGGCGATCACGGCGGTCTATCCGGACCTGAGGGACAGACCTGTGCTCATCACGGGCGGCGGTTCGGGCATCGGCGCGGCGCTGACCGAGGGTTTCGTCCGGCAGGGATCGAAGGTCGCCTTCATCGACATCGCCGAGGCACCCAGCCTCGCGCTGTGCGACAGGCTGGAAAGGGAGGCGGGCGCCCGGCCGCTCTTCGTCAAGGCCGACCTGCGCGACATCGAGGCGCTCCGGGCCGCCATCCATTACGCCGAGGCCGCGCACGGTCCGGCGCTGGTGCTGATCAACAACGCCGCCCGCGACGACCGGCACGACATCGCCGCCGTCACCTCCGAGTTCTGGGACGCCAACCAGGCGGTCAACCTCAAGCCCCATTTCTTCACCGCCCAGGCTGTCGCCGAAGGGATGAAGAAGGCCGGCACGGGTTCCATCATCAACTTCACCTCCACCTCCTTCATGATCAACCTCGGCACGCTGCCCTCCTATGCCGCTGCCAAGGCCGGCATCATCGGCCTCACCAAGGGTCTCGCCGGCGCGCTCGGCAAGCACGGCATCCGCGTCAACGCGATCGCGCCCGGCTGGGTCATCACGGAGCGCCAGCAGGAGCTCTGGGTCACCGAGGAGGGGCTGGCCGCCCACGTCGCCAAGCAGTGCATCCACGAGGTGATGAAGCCCGAAGACATCGTCGGCCCCTGCCTCTTCCTGGCCTCGGACAGTTCCCGCATGCTCACCGCCCAGACCATGATCGTCGACGGAGGCTTCCTGTGA
- a CDS encoding MarR family winged helix-turn-helix transcriptional regulator, protein MNNEDRDRLGFLIHDAARLIRRRFEAKASGSGLSAAQWRLLVRVAKEPGVPQARLAELLEIEPISVSRLVDRMEDGGWIERRSDAADRRVRLIFPTDKSREAYGKVKSMVGEVYEAALSGLSPEARQATIDGLKAIINNLSDGETPQDCADGGEKAA, encoded by the coding sequence ATGAACAACGAAGACAGAGACAGGCTGGGTTTCCTGATCCACGACGCCGCGCGGCTGATCCGCCGCCGCTTCGAGGCGAAGGCCTCCGGCTCCGGCCTTTCGGCGGCGCAATGGCGCCTGCTGGTGCGCGTCGCCAAGGAACCGGGCGTTCCGCAGGCGCGGCTGGCCGAACTGCTGGAGATCGAGCCGATCAGCGTCTCGCGGCTGGTCGACCGGATGGAGGACGGCGGCTGGATCGAGCGGCGAAGCGACGCCGCGGACCGGCGCGTGCGGCTGATCTTCCCGACCGACAAGTCGCGCGAGGCCTACGGCAAGGTGAAGTCGATGGTCGGCGAGGTCTACGAGGCGGCCCTGTCCGGGCTTTCCCCGGAAGCGCGGCAGGCCACGATCGATGGCCTGAAGGCCATCATCAACAATCTCTCCGACGGCGAGACGCCTCAGGACTGCGCCGACGGTGGCGAAAAGGCAGCATGA
- a CDS encoding DHA2 family efflux MFS transporter permease subunit: MTNPAPFKEVPHRGLITIAIMLATIMQVLDTTIANVALPTMVGDLGASQDTINWVLTSYIVAAAIMTPVTGWLSDRFGRRELFLVSIVGFTITSMLCGLSWSLESMVLFRVLQGLFGAAIVPLSQTFLLDINPKERHGSAMAIWGAGIMVGPIIGPTLGGWLTEAANWRWVFFINLPVGILAFLGCAGYLPRIARRLRGFDFFGFAMLSLGVGALQLMLDRGGEVDWFSAAEIWIELGLAITGFWVFVVHLATGRDTFIDPRIFADRNFVTGLVFIFVIGIILLASLALLPPMLSRLFNHSTVLTGLIMAPRGVGTMISMILVGRLVQKVDARLLVVTGLLLTAWSLYDMAGFSPQMDDSLIIWSGVVQGLGLGLVFVPLSTIAFATLEPRFRTDAAALFSLVRNIGSSIGISIVTVLLTRNTQINHAELSAAISPFNPNLSALSPAAAAGNPAALAQFDQLVNQQALMISYVNDFKAMMLVTLLAIPLALLLRKPKAAGAGAGAAVHMD; encoded by the coding sequence ATGACCAACCCCGCCCCCTTCAAGGAAGTGCCGCATCGCGGCCTGATCACCATCGCCATCATGCTGGCGACGATCATGCAGGTGCTGGACACGACGATCGCCAACGTCGCGCTGCCGACGATGGTGGGCGACCTCGGCGCGAGCCAGGACACGATCAACTGGGTGCTGACCTCCTATATCGTCGCCGCCGCGATCATGACGCCGGTGACAGGATGGCTGTCGGACCGGTTCGGGCGACGCGAGCTGTTCCTCGTCTCCATCGTCGGCTTCACCATCACTTCGATGCTGTGCGGCTTGTCGTGGAGCCTGGAGAGCATGGTGCTGTTCCGTGTGTTGCAGGGCCTTTTCGGCGCGGCCATCGTGCCGCTGTCGCAGACCTTCCTGCTCGACATCAATCCGAAGGAACGCCACGGCTCAGCCATGGCGATCTGGGGCGCGGGCATCATGGTCGGCCCGATCATCGGCCCCACGCTCGGCGGCTGGCTGACGGAGGCGGCGAACTGGCGCTGGGTGTTCTTCATCAACCTGCCGGTCGGCATCCTCGCCTTCCTCGGCTGCGCCGGCTATCTGCCGCGTATCGCCAGGCGGCTGCGTGGCTTCGACTTCTTCGGCTTCGCCATGCTGTCGCTGGGCGTCGGCGCGCTGCAGCTGATGCTCGACCGGGGCGGCGAGGTGGACTGGTTCTCGGCGGCCGAGATCTGGATCGAGCTGGGCCTGGCGATCACCGGCTTCTGGGTGTTCGTGGTGCATCTCGCCACCGGGCGGGACACCTTCATCGACCCGCGTATCTTTGCCGACCGCAACTTCGTCACCGGGCTGGTGTTCATCTTCGTGATCGGCATCATCCTGCTTGCCAGCCTGGCGCTGCTGCCGCCGATGCTGTCGCGGCTGTTCAACCACTCGACCGTGCTGACCGGCCTCATCATGGCGCCGCGCGGGGTGGGCACGATGATCTCGATGATCCTCGTCGGACGGCTGGTGCAGAAGGTCGACGCGCGTCTGCTGGTCGTGACCGGGCTGCTGCTCACCGCCTGGTCGCTCTACGACATGGCCGGCTTCTCGCCGCAGATGGACGATTCGCTGATAATCTGGTCGGGCGTCGTGCAGGGCCTCGGCCTCGGCCTGGTCTTCGTACCGCTGTCGACGATCGCCTTTGCGACGCTGGAGCCGCGCTTCCGCACCGACGCGGCGGCGCTGTTCAGCCTGGTGCGCAACATCGGCTCGTCGATCGGCATCTCGATCGTGACGGTGCTTTTGACCCGCAACACGCAGATCAACCACGCAGAGCTGTCGGCGGCGATCTCGCCGTTCAACCCGAACCTCAGCGCCCTGTCGCCGGCGGCGGCGGCCGGCAACCCGGCCGCGCTGGCGCAGTTCGACCAGCTGGTGAACCAACAGGCGCTGATGATCTCCTATGTCAACGACTTCAAGGCGATGATGCTGGTGACACTGCTGGCGATTCCGCTCGCGCTGCTGCTGCGCAAGCCGAAGGCGGCGGGGGCCGGAGCGGGGGCCGCGGTGCATATGGACTGA
- a CDS encoding proline racemase family protein, which yields MRTTKTVHVISCHAEGEVGDVIVGGVAPPPGETLWEQSRFIHRDGTLRNFVLNEPRGGVFRHVNLLVPPKDPRAQMGFIIMEPADTPPMSGSNSICVSTVLLDSGIVPMTEPVTRLVLEAPGGLVAVEAECRNGKTERITVTNLPSFADRLGVPLEVEGLGTLTVDTAYGGDSFVVVDAEQLGFALEPGEARALAEAGMKITAAADEQIGFLHPENPDWDHFSFCAFAGPVSGGGGRLTGRSAVAIRPGKIDRSPTGTAISARMAVMHAKGMMKQGDTFEGVSLIGSRFTGRIAGVTRVGEKPAIVPQISGRAWITGTHQLMLDPDDPWPGGYRLSDTWPGA from the coding sequence ATGCGAACCACAAAGACCGTCCACGTCATCTCCTGCCATGCCGAGGGCGAGGTCGGGGATGTGATCGTGGGCGGGGTGGCGCCGCCGCCGGGTGAGACGCTGTGGGAGCAGAGCCGGTTCATCCACCGGGACGGAACCCTGCGCAACTTCGTGCTGAACGAGCCGCGCGGCGGGGTGTTCCGGCATGTGAACCTGCTCGTCCCGCCGAAGGATCCGCGCGCGCAGATGGGCTTCATCATCATGGAGCCGGCCGACACGCCGCCGATGTCGGGCTCGAATTCGATCTGCGTGTCGACCGTGTTGCTCGACAGCGGCATCGTGCCAATGACGGAGCCGGTGACGCGGCTGGTGCTGGAGGCGCCGGGCGGGCTGGTCGCGGTGGAGGCCGAGTGCCGGAACGGCAAGACGGAACGCATCACCGTCACCAACCTGCCCTCCTTCGCCGACAGGCTGGGCGTGCCGCTGGAGGTGGAGGGGCTGGGAACGCTGACGGTGGACACGGCCTATGGCGGCGACAGTTTTGTGGTTGTGGACGCCGAGCAGTTGGGCTTCGCGCTGGAGCCGGGCGAGGCGCGGGCGCTGGCCGAGGCGGGGATGAAGATCACCGCGGCAGCGGACGAGCAGATCGGCTTCCTGCACCCGGAAAATCCCGACTGGGACCATTTCTCGTTCTGCGCCTTCGCGGGACCGGTGAGCGGCGGGGGCGGCAGGCTGACGGGTCGATCGGCGGTGGCGATCCGGCCCGGCAAGATCGACCGCTCGCCGACCGGCACGGCGATTTCGGCCCGCATGGCGGTGATGCATGCCAAGGGGATGATGAAACAAGGCGACACGTTCGAGGGCGTGTCGCTGATCGGCTCGCGCTTCACTGGACGCATCGCGGGCGTGACGCGCGTGGGGGAGAAGCCGGCGATAGTGCCGCAGATCTCCGGCCGTGCCTGGATCACCGGCACGCACCAGCTGATGCTCGATCCGGACGATCCGTGGCCGGGCGGCTACCGGCTGTCAGACACCTGGCCCGGCGCTTAG
- a CDS encoding GtrA family protein: protein MTETASKPLSGGPATLRVDLAAALAVALFGVLLAASDGFARLSDAQGDNDSLLRLVQVRDLLAGQGWFDPMQYRMGLEGGFPMHWSRLVDAPIAALVRIASALTGSVPLGEAAALVLWPSLLLGAGAFLIARTARRAYGPAAAFPAFVVGAMALVSIGVFQAGAIDHHNIQLVLTLGVALGLVAGAFAPAAAAGACAALTLAIGIETLPYVAVGGAVAAGLFLVRGGAERGTAAGFGLGFAVVAVAAFIATVPPSRWAQPACDAYSLAQGSVAVLAGLGLAAIASLRPLSTSLGRRLAALALLGAVVGALVVLAFPQCLADPYAGLDLRLKRLWLDGVTEAQPVFEIAARDPAMLFTWYATPLLALLVLALSALRNGIRRVDAIVGALLVAAVLVSAWQVRGALFSVALAAIPLSGWIASRRVRATGSPSGAATLALAAAWILSFNAVWSTAGSRLFAPSAAPDVTLAAASAGTCYRSEDYASLATLPPTTVLSVSNLGSAILAWTPHRALAGSYHRNVAGNLAALDMLLADPAAAEGLARDAQVGVVAVCPGNSETTLLADAAPAGLLAGLVAGRVPAWLEPADEGAALRLYRVRAD, encoded by the coding sequence TTGACCGAAACCGCATCGAAACCGCTATCGGGCGGCCCGGCGACGCTGCGCGTCGACCTTGCCGCCGCGCTCGCCGTCGCCCTGTTCGGCGTCCTTCTCGCCGCCTCGGACGGCTTTGCGCGGCTCTCCGACGCGCAGGGCGACAATGACAGCCTGCTGCGTCTGGTTCAGGTGCGTGACCTTCTCGCCGGCCAGGGCTGGTTCGACCCGATGCAGTACCGCATGGGGCTGGAAGGCGGCTTCCCGATGCACTGGTCGCGGCTGGTCGATGCGCCGATCGCGGCCCTCGTCCGCATCGCATCCGCGCTCACCGGCAGTGTCCCGCTCGGCGAGGCCGCCGCGCTGGTGCTCTGGCCGTCGCTTCTGCTTGGCGCGGGCGCCTTCCTCATCGCGCGCACGGCGCGGCGCGCCTACGGGCCGGCGGCGGCGTTCCCGGCCTTCGTCGTCGGCGCGATGGCGCTGGTCTCGATCGGCGTCTTCCAGGCTGGCGCGATCGACCACCACAACATCCAGCTCGTGCTGACGCTCGGCGTCGCGCTCGGCCTCGTGGCGGGCGCCTTCGCCCCGGCGGCCGCGGCGGGCGCCTGCGCCGCGCTCACGCTTGCCATCGGCATTGAGACGCTGCCCTACGTCGCCGTCGGCGGCGCGGTCGCCGCCGGGCTGTTCCTCGTCCGCGGCGGAGCCGAGCGCGGCACGGCGGCCGGCTTCGGCCTCGGCTTCGCGGTCGTCGCCGTGGCGGCCTTCATCGCCACCGTTCCGCCGTCGCGGTGGGCGCAGCCGGCCTGCGACGCCTATTCGCTGGCGCAGGGCTCGGTCGCGGTGCTTGCCGGCCTCGGCCTCGCCGCCATCGCGTCGCTGCGCCCGCTTTCCACCAGCCTTGGCCGCCGCCTGGCCGCGCTCGCGCTTCTCGGCGCCGTGGTGGGCGCGCTCGTCGTCCTTGCCTTCCCGCAATGCCTCGCCGATCCCTATGCCGGGCTCGACCTACGCCTCAAGCGCCTCTGGCTCGACGGCGTCACCGAGGCCCAGCCGGTGTTCGAGATCGCCGCAAGGGACCCGGCGATGCTTTTCACCTGGTATGCGACGCCGCTGCTGGCCCTGCTGGTCCTGGCACTGTCGGCGCTCCGCAACGGCATCCGGCGCGTCGATGCCATCGTCGGCGCGCTGCTCGTCGCGGCGGTGCTGGTCTCGGCTTGGCAGGTGCGCGGCGCGCTGTTCTCGGTCGCGCTCGCCGCCATCCCGCTGTCGGGCTGGATCGCGTCCCGGCGCGTAAGGGCGACCGGCTCGCCATCCGGCGCGGCCACGCTAGCGCTGGCGGCCGCCTGGATCCTCTCCTTCAACGCCGTCTGGAGCACGGCCGGCAGTCGCCTGTTCGCGCCATCCGCCGCGCCGGACGTGACACTCGCCGCTGCATCGGCAGGGACGTGCTACCGGTCGGAAGACTATGCATCTCTCGCCACCCTCCCGCCCACCACCGTTCTCTCCGTCTCCAATCTCGGCTCCGCCATCCTCGCCTGGACACCGCACCGGGCGCTCGCCGGCTCCTACCATCGCAACGTCGCCGGCAATCTCGCCGCGCTCGACATGCTGCTCGCCGACCCTGCCGCGGCCGAAGGGCTCGCGCGCGACGCGCAGGTGGGGGTTGTCGCCGTCTGCCCCGGGAATTCCGAGACCACCCTGCTGGCGGACGCGGCTCCGGCCGGCCTTCTCGCCGGGCTGGTCGCGGGCCGAGTGCCCGCCTGGCTGGAGCCGGCCGACGAAGGCGCCGCGCTCCGCCTCTACCGTGTCAGGGCCGACTGA
- a CDS encoding SMP-30/gluconolactonase/LRE family protein produces MSATTLCDIVCHLGEGPTWDAATNTVYWFDILERRLLEKAWPDGETIVHDLPLMASALFRIDAQRQLVWTETGFHVRDRATGRLVLHTPVEADNPVTRSNDARAHPFGSIWAGTMGKKAEKHAGAIYWFRKGEVRRLFPDITIPNSICFSPDGATGYFADTDKNILFRVACDPDTGLPTGEPEVLLDHRGRKGGLDGSVCDADGVIWNARWGASCVDAYAPDGTHLRSIPVPATQASCPVFVGPDLSRLAVTTACEGMDEDARRGDPGAGMLYLLDVEVKGRAEPDVLA; encoded by the coding sequence ATGAGCGCGACGACACTCTGCGACATCGTCTGCCATCTCGGCGAGGGGCCGACCTGGGATGCGGCGACGAACACCGTCTACTGGTTCGATATCCTCGAACGCCGCCTGCTGGAAAAGGCCTGGCCGGACGGAGAAACCATCGTCCACGACCTGCCGTTGATGGCGAGCGCGCTGTTCCGCATCGATGCGCAGCGCCAGCTCGTCTGGACCGAGACCGGCTTCCATGTCCGTGACCGCGCCACCGGCAGGCTCGTCCTCCACACCCCGGTCGAGGCCGACAACCCCGTCACGCGCTCCAACGACGCCCGCGCCCATCCTTTCGGCTCGATCTGGGCCGGCACGATGGGCAAGAAGGCAGAAAAGCATGCCGGCGCCATCTACTGGTTCCGCAAGGGCGAGGTGCGCAGGCTCTTCCCCGACATCACCATCCCCAACTCGATCTGCTTTTCGCCCGACGGGGCGACCGGCTATTTCGCCGATACGGATAAGAACATCCTCTTCCGCGTCGCCTGCGACCCCGACACGGGGCTGCCCACGGGCGAGCCCGAAGTCCTGCTCGACCATCGCGGCAGGAAGGGCGGCCTCGACGGATCCGTCTGCGACGCCGACGGCGTAATCTGGAACGCCCGCTGGGGCGCGTCATGCGTCGATGCATATGCGCCTGACGGAACGCATCTGCGCAGCATCCCGGTCCCCGCCACGCAGGCCTCATGCCCCGTCTTCGTCGGCCCGGACCTGTCCCGCCTCGCCGTCACCACGGCCTGCGAGGGCATGGACGAGGACGCGCGCCGCGGCGATCCCGGCGCCGGCATGCTCTATCTGCTCGACGTCGAGGTGAAGGGCCGCGCCGAGCCGGACGTGCTCGCCTGA
- a CDS encoding D-alanine:D-lactate ligase-like protein codes for MTSLGELLFVYEPEAACRARLAAQGFSDRHALEISSYLAQSTDIQPELGAFAAACAARGVAFTPVELDDAAAAIAARDPARTLVWTISDGIAYYRGGAGPALARLAGMRTIGSDDSLFALCQDKFRSGAVLRALGVPTPGCGLARNGAWIVEPPPSPQGWFVKPNRLGSKIGIWPDSRAATHDHALALSRRIFEAYRDDAVVQPYVPGRNVRASYLAVDRDAGPDALAAVFVDSGADFQTMADSLALYGETGDAAKASGVYAEPVLEQVGDTQPKAEHRIRAIAARLVEGLGLRDVFSMDFRVEPDDTVHLIEFEVCPGLPCFDFRDYLRRRWTMTLAEAIAATAANRLGRAD; via the coding sequence ATGACCTCCCTTGGCGAACTGCTCTTCGTCTACGAGCCCGAAGCGGCCTGCCGCGCGCGTCTGGCCGCGCAGGGCTTCTCCGACCGCCATGCGCTGGAGATCTCCTCCTACCTCGCGCAGTCGACCGACATCCAGCCGGAGCTTGGCGCCTTCGCCGCCGCCTGCGCCGCGCGCGGCGTCGCCTTCACGCCGGTCGAGCTCGATGATGCCGCGGCCGCTATCGCCGCGCGCGATCCCGCCCGCACGCTGGTCTGGACCATTTCGGACGGCATCGCCTACTACCGCGGCGGTGCCGGCCCGGCCCTCGCGCGGCTCGCCGGCATGCGCACGATCGGCTCGGACGATTCCCTCTTCGCGCTCTGTCAGGACAAGTTCCGCTCCGGCGCGGTGCTGCGCGCCCTCGGCGTGCCGACGCCGGGCTGCGGGCTCGCGCGGAACGGAGCATGGATCGTCGAGCCGCCGCCCTCGCCGCAGGGCTGGTTCGTCAAGCCGAACCGCCTCGGCTCCAAGATCGGCATCTGGCCGGATTCGCGCGCCGCCACCCACGACCACGCGCTCGCTCTCAGCCGCCGCATATTCGAAGCCTACCGCGACGACGCGGTCGTCCAGCCCTACGTCCCCGGCCGCAACGTCCGGGCGAGCTATCTGGCAGTGGACCGCGACGCCGGCCCCGACGCGCTCGCCGCCGTCTTCGTCGACTCGGGCGCAGACTTCCAGACGATGGCCGACAGCCTCGCCCTCTACGGAGAGACCGGCGATGCGGCGAAAGCGTCGGGCGTCTATGCCGAGCCCGTGCTGGAACAGGTCGGCGACACGCAGCCGAAGGCCGAACATCGCATCCGCGCCATCGCCGCCCGCCTCGTCGAAGGGCTCGGCCTGCGCGACGTCTTCTCGATGGATTTCCGCGTCGAGCCGGACGACACCGTCCACCTCATCGAGTTCGAAGTTTGTCCCGGTCTGCCCTGCTTCGACTTCCGCGACTATCTGCGCCGCCGTTGGACCATGACCCTCGCCGAGGCGATCGCGGCAACGGCGGCGAACCGGCTGGGCCGAGCCGATTGA
- a CDS encoding 2-dehydro-3-deoxygalactonokinase → MTSPAVLAAVDWGTSNLRVWLLDEAGNVVGERKSGEGMSSAGGKGFAVILEEHLAALAAPEGLPAIVCGMAGARQGWVEAGYLDVPARIADFAQAATEAPGARRPVRILPGLAQRGAEHPDVMRGEETQLAGAQLADGAHFVCMPGTHSKWVAVEDGVVTGFRTAMTGELFNLLASHSILRHSLGETPDAGAPKAPAFQTALQQALANPERLTSALFAIRAGGLLGNVPPEDAAATLSGLLIGAEIAGAKSAAPAMHVVTLVASGGMAKRYAAALGTAGLLVNLVDADAAVRKGLFEAGRRLFLSGATP, encoded by the coding sequence GTGACGTCGCCGGCCGTGCTCGCCGCCGTCGACTGGGGCACCTCGAACCTGCGCGTCTGGCTGCTCGATGAGGCCGGCAATGTCGTCGGCGAGCGCAAGTCCGGCGAGGGCATGTCGAGCGCCGGCGGCAAGGGCTTCGCGGTGATCCTGGAAGAGCATCTGGCGGCCCTCGCCGCGCCCGAGGGCCTGCCCGCGATCGTCTGCGGCATGGCCGGCGCCCGCCAGGGGTGGGTCGAGGCGGGCTATCTCGACGTGCCGGCGCGGATTGCTGACTTCGCGCAGGCGGCGACCGAGGCCCCCGGCGCGCGCCGTCCGGTGCGCATCCTGCCCGGCCTCGCCCAGCGCGGCGCGGAGCATCCGGACGTGATGCGCGGGGAGGAGACGCAGCTTGCCGGCGCGCAACTCGCCGACGGCGCGCATTTCGTCTGCATGCCCGGCACCCACTCGAAATGGGTTGCCGTCGAGGACGGCGTCGTCACCGGCTTCCGCACCGCGATGACCGGCGAACTGTTCAACCTCCTCGCCAGCCACTCGATCCTACGCCATTCCCTCGGCGAGACGCCGGATGCCGGCGCGCCGAAGGCGCCTGCGTTCCAGACCGCCTTGCAGCAGGCGCTCGCCAATCCCGAGCGTCTCACCTCCGCGCTCTTCGCCATCCGCGCCGGCGGCCTGCTCGGCAACGTCCCGCCGGAGGACGCCGCGGCGACCCTGTCCGGCCTCCTGATCGGGGCCGAAATCGCCGGAGCGAAGTCCGCCGCGCCCGCCATGCACGTCGTCACCCTCGTCGCCTCCGGCGGCATGGCGAAGCGCTACGCGGCAGCACTGGGAACCGCCGGCCTTCTGGTCAATCTCGTCGACGCCGACGCTGCCGTGCGGAAAGGCCTGTTCGAGGCCGGCCGGCGCCTCTTCCTGTCCGGAGCCACTCCATGA